One stretch of Enterobacter sp. RHBSTW-00994 DNA includes these proteins:
- a CDS encoding DeoR/GlpR family transcriptional regulator encodes MKQTQRHDAIIDLVKKQGYVSTEELVEQFAVSPQTIRRDLNDLADQNRILRHHGGAALPSSSVNTPWHDRKSTQTAEKERIARKVASQIPNGATLFIDIGTTPEAVAHALLEHENLRVVTNNLNVANTLMKKDDFRIILAGGELRSRDGGIIGEATLDFISQFRLDFGILGISGIDSDGSLLEFDYHEVRTKRAIIENSRHVMLVVDHSKFGRNAMVNMGSISMVDAVYTDVMPPAGVLQVIKDNNLQLELC; translated from the coding sequence ATGAAACAAACACAACGTCATGACGCCATTATCGATCTGGTAAAAAAACAGGGATACGTCAGTACCGAAGAGCTCGTCGAGCAATTTGCGGTGAGCCCACAAACGATTCGTCGTGACCTGAACGATCTGGCCGATCAAAACCGCATTCTGCGTCACCACGGTGGGGCTGCTCTGCCATCCAGTTCTGTAAATACCCCATGGCATGACCGTAAATCGACACAGACAGCAGAAAAAGAACGGATTGCCCGCAAAGTCGCCAGCCAGATCCCGAATGGCGCAACGCTGTTTATCGACATCGGGACGACGCCAGAGGCGGTTGCCCATGCGTTGCTGGAGCATGAGAACCTGCGTGTGGTGACAAACAACCTGAACGTTGCCAATACGCTGATGAAGAAAGATGATTTCCGCATCATTCTGGCGGGGGGAGAACTGCGTAGCCGTGACGGGGGGATTATTGGGGAGGCAACGCTCGATTTCATCTCCCAGTTCCGTCTTGATTTCGGCATTCTGGGGATCAGTGGCATCGATAGTGATGGTTCCCTGCTGGAGTTTGATTACCACGAAGTTCGTACGAAGCGCGCGATTATTGAGAATTCGCGTCACGTTATGCTGGTGGTGGACCACTCTAAATTTGGCCGTAACGCGATGGTAAACATGGGCAGCATCAGTATGGTGGATGCCGTCTACACCGACGTGATGCCGCCAGCGGGAGTGTTGCAGGTGATTAAAGATAATAATTTGCAGCTAGAACTGTGCTGA
- the glpG gene encoding rhomboid family intramembrane serine protease GlpG produces the protein MLMITSFTNPRVAQAFVDYMATQGVILTVQQHTQTDVWLADESQAERVNAELARFLENPADPRYLAASWQSGHTGSGLHYRRFPFIATVRERAGPFTLLLMAACILVFIIMNVVGDQPVMLLLAWPYDPSVQFDVWRYFTHALMHFSVMHILFNLLWWWYLGGAVEKRLGSGKLIVITVISALLSGYVQHKFSGPWFGGLSGVVYALMGYVWLRGERDPQSGIYLQRGLITFALVWLVAGWFDLFGMSIANGAHVTGLAVGLAMAFADTLHARKRT, from the coding sequence ATGCTGATGATTACCTCTTTTACCAACCCGCGCGTCGCCCAGGCGTTTGTCGATTATATGGCGACGCAGGGCGTTATTCTGACCGTCCAGCAACATACACAGACTGATGTCTGGCTGGCTGACGAAAGCCAGGCTGAGCGTGTAAACGCTGAGCTGGCGCGTTTCCTTGAGAACCCCGCAGACCCTCGCTATCTGGCGGCAAGCTGGCAATCTGGCCATACGGGCAGCGGATTGCACTATCGCCGTTTTCCTTTTATTGCCACGGTACGTGAACGCGCAGGCCCCTTTACGCTGCTGCTGATGGCCGCTTGTATCCTGGTGTTCATTATTATGAACGTGGTGGGCGATCAGCCGGTAATGTTGCTGCTGGCCTGGCCTTACGATCCCTCTGTGCAGTTTGATGTCTGGCGCTATTTTACCCACGCGCTGATGCACTTTTCTGTTATGCATATTCTTTTCAACCTGCTGTGGTGGTGGTATCTCGGCGGCGCGGTTGAAAAGCGTCTGGGCAGCGGTAAGTTGATTGTCATTACGGTAATCAGCGCCTTGTTAAGCGGTTATGTGCAGCATAAATTCAGTGGCCCATGGTTTGGCGGGCTTTCTGGCGTGGTGTATGCCTTAATGGGGTATGTCTGGCTCAGAGGTGAGCGCGATCCGCAAAGCGGCATCTATCTGCAACGCGGTTTAATCACCTTTGCATTAGTATGGTTAGTCGCCGGATGGTTTGATCTGTTTGGTATGTCTATCGCCAACGGTGCGCACGTAACCGGACTGGCTGTCGGGCTGGCAATGGCATTTGCTGATACGCTGCATGCGCGGAAACGAACATAA
- the glpE gene encoding thiosulfate sulfurtransferase GlpE produces the protein MDHFECINVEEAHQKMHQGTAVLVDIRDPQSFAMGHTPGAFHLTNDSLGAFMRDNDFETPVMVMCYHGNSSKGAAQYLLQQGYDAVYSVDGGFDAWHRHFPAEVEHAFGG, from the coding sequence ATGGATCATTTTGAATGTATTAACGTAGAAGAAGCCCATCAGAAAATGCACCAGGGAACGGCGGTGCTGGTGGATATTCGTGATCCGCAAAGTTTCGCTATGGGCCATACGCCGGGCGCATTTCATCTGACTAACGACTCTCTGGGCGCGTTTATGCGCGATAACGACTTCGAAACGCCGGTGATGGTGATGTGCTACCACGGCAACAGCAGCAAAGGGGCGGCGCAGTATCTGCTCCAGCAAGGTTATGATGCAGTTTATAGTGTCGACGGCGGCTTTGACGCCTGGCATCGCCATTTCCCGGCAGAAGTTGAGCACGCGTTTGGCGGCTAA